One window of Cucurbita pepo subsp. pepo cultivar mu-cu-16 chromosome LG19, ASM280686v2, whole genome shotgun sequence genomic DNA carries:
- the LOC111780987 gene encoding mitochondrial uncoupling protein 1-like, producing MVADSKGKSDISFAGTFASSAFAACFAEICTIPLDTAKVRLQLQKKAVVGDVLPKYRGMLGTVGTIAREEGMASLWKGIVPGLHRQCVFGGLRIGLYEPVKNFYVGSDFVGDVPLTKKILAALTTGAIGITVANPTDLVKVRLQAEGKLPPGVPRRYSGALNAYSTIVRQEGVGALWTGIGPNIARNAIINAAELASYDQVKQTILKIPGFTDNVLTHLLSGLGAGFFAVCIGSPVDVVKSRMMGDPTYKSTLDCFIKTLRNDGPLAFYKGFIPNFGRLGSWNVIMFLTLEQAKKFVKKLESSS from the exons ATGGTTGCCGATTCGAAGGGCAAATCTGATATCTCATTCGCCGGCACGTTTGCCAGTAGTGCTTTCGCTGCTTGTTTCGCGGAG ATATGTACTATTCCTTTAGACACTGCCAAGGTTAGGCTTCAGCTACAAAAGAAGGCGGTTGTCGGCGATGTCTTACCGAAATATAGGGGTATGCTGGGTACGGTTGGAACCATAGCCAGAGAGGAAGGTATGGCATCCCTGTGGAAAGGAATTGTTCCTGGATTGCATCGTCAATGCGTGTTTGGAGGCTTAAGGATTGGGTTGTATGAGCCT GTTAAGAACTTTTACGTGGGCAGTGACTTTGTTGGTGATGTTCCTTTGACTAAGAAGATTCTTGCTGCACTGACAACTG GTGCTATAGGGATCACAGTAGCAAATCCAACTGATCTTGTGAAAGTTAGACTTCAAGCAGAAGGAAAGTTACCTCCTGGCGTGCCTAGGCGCTATTCTGGGGCATTGAATGCTTATTCTACCATTGTTAGACAG gaaggaGTTGGAGCTCTATGGACTGGCATTGGACCGAATATTGCAAGAAATGCTATTATAAATGCCGCAGAACTAGCCAGCTACGATCAAGTGAAACAG acaattttgaaaattccaGGTTTCACAGATAATGTTTTGACTCATCTGCTTTCTGGTCTTGGAGCAGGGTTTTTCGCTGTCTGTATTGGCTCCCCGGTCGACGTG GTGAAGTCAAGAATGATGGGGGATCCAACTTACAAAAGCACACTTGATTGTTTCATCAAGACTTTAAGAAATGAT GGACCTCTGGCGTTTTACAAGGGCTTTATCCCGAATTTCGGAAGGCTAGGATCATGGAACGTTATCATGTTCCTAACTCTAGAACAG GCCAAGAAGTTTGTGAAAAAACTAGAATCTTCATCTTAA